TGTTCAGGTATAGTTGAAATGCTTGTGTTTACGTACTACTTTTATCACATATATTGTTATGTTAATACCTCCATAATTTCTTTCTATAATGCAGGAATTTGAAAGTAGGCTTGAACCTGTCCTTGAGAATCTGAATTTGCAAAATATAACAGTTTGAATGGCCAGTCGAACTTGGTTAATATCTGTTGATAATGGACATCTCAATGTTGGCATGTTGAGCGACTTCCTCCATCCTCTCCAGTTTCAACTATATGACTATGTATTCAATGGGCATGACGGACGTGCCATGCACGTCGCGATGTACCTAGTTGATCAAATGATTTCAAGTTTTGGGTGCAAGCCAATTTTGTGGTTTGGAATCTTCAATCATGGGATTTTATTAGGAGTAGTGCATCGCGGGTGCCAACTGTGGAGAGCAATTTGGCACACTCAACTGGAACATACAGGGAGAAAAGCGACATACAAGCCATTCCATGAAGTTACACCCTACCATTGCATGTAACACAATATATCTATAAAGTCCATTGGATCGAGCAGGCATTTGTTGGGTGAACAGATGGTTGAAGCctggtttggaaaaaaataaaaaattgattttgattttttgatttttcgcAGCTACTAATTTGGGTTTTGCCAACAgggttttgtgtgtgtatgagagagagagagagagagagagagagagagaggtgggtatCGCTGGTGGTGGGATGGTCGTCAGGGCCGGCCCTAGGGGCCCATAGAAATCTTTGCATAATGTGTGCAGGTATTGTTTTCACTAAGAGAGGTGGTTATCAGTACCACTATGGGTAGCGATGGTGAGAGTACCGATAATGTACCGACGACGTGTGGGGCCCATTAAGAGAGGTGGTTATCAGTACCACTATGGGTAGCGATGGTGAGAGTACCGATAATGTACCGACGACGTGCGGGGCCCACTTTTGGGTCCACACGGTTAATCCGAATTGTTCatgcattttgaaataattttttgaacaaccctgcaaaaatcagctcaattgaatatgTACAAGTGCAAATCCAattttctaacttttcattcaaagcTTCACATCCTGAATTTTGAATcgaaaattagaaatttgatCAATCACTTACACATAttaaattgagttgatttttttgcaaggctacttgaaaaattattttaaaatatattaacgaacggttcagattatccGCGTGAGACCTAAAAGTGGACTCCACATATGCTATCGGTGCATTGTCGATACTCTTCTTGTCGGTACCTCTAGTATTTTGTCACACTCTTCGCCTTTTATGCCTaccaaatattattttaaaacgGTTCAGTGTTTATTTGTATGAGACCTAAAAGTGGACCCCACACGCCATTGGTACATTGGTACCTTTAGCATTGTGGGGTTGTTATATCATGTTGCCCCGGCCCTCTTCCTGACCTTTTATGCCTAgcaagtactccctccgtcccactttgttccgtctgttttctttttggaacattctaaaaaattgtctatatctcacaatctataatattttttatgatttcgaaaactttgtttagtaaaataaattgagatctatcaaataagatccatattgaatatataaaatattatagattgtgagatatagataattttttgggacgtccaaaaaaggaaacaggcggaacaaagtgggacggagggagtattatttttactcagtgatttcaattattttgtgaTGTTTGATGAGTGCTCGTAGCCCGTCCAAATGATCATGAGTCACGATATTATAAAATAATTTGGGGAAAAGCCTATCTTTTGTCTTTCTCAGATACATAGTACACTcggtgaaaaaaagaaagatagtaCATAGTAGTACACTATTATATTCATCTTTAGTTAATTAACTTGTTGTTTGATTACACACACAGTTAGTTTCAAataattctttcattttccaatcgaattttgatgatctgagccgctcaatgtgtttagaacgtgattttaagggtacccgcgagaaatcggcaaaaaaaatgaccgggaagggcttgatttgagcagtttttatttgaaccgtttgataaaaacgtAACAAAAACTGCTCCGGTTTTTTCtttactgatttctcgcgagtacccttaaaatcaagttctgaacacattgagcggctcagatcatcaaaatttggtcgggaaagagaggtctttattttattaaaataaggtggtccttagaagaaggggatatatatatatatatatatatataaaatattttgggtaagtctttttttttttctttgctttctctGTTCTTGTTGCTCTCACTTTGGTGGAATTTCTAGACGCTGGATCTTAAGCTTTCTCAAAAATTGAGTTGGTAGCACAAACAGCAGAAATACTgcattttttatcaaattgcGAAACTACCATGATGCATGGGTGTATCGTACGTGGATTTTGGTGAGGGACTGTATAAAGGCCATTTGTAGGTCTTTTTAGGGATTACTTTCACGATGATGGAAACTGTACGTTTACTTTTAGAGCTCATCGAAAATATTATTCACTTCAAATATCAGGGCTAGCTCGATCCCCACTTAAACCTCACGCCTTATTATCTCAATAACTTTATATAATTGGCTTTGGTTTGTGAAATACCGTGACCCAAGTATGCAGAAGATATGGCGACGGATCAGGCAGGAAGACGATGACTCCAGGAGCAAGAAGATAGGCGGAGGACGAGGTGGCGACAATGTGGGCGGTAGAGAAGGCCAGCAGGGTGAAACAGTCGTGAGAGGATTGAGAGAAGGGAACGAATTAGGGTTTTGTGTGTATACTACTAAACCGACGTAGAATTAGAGCAGGCGTAAAACATTtctaaggaaaagaaaatttttctaAGGAAAAGCTATCGGTACACCATTTAGTGTATACCAAATATACACCATATTTTGTTGGTACCATAGTTTTATTGCTCACTATGAGGCCTCCAGATACACAGTGAATCTTGTAAGACACCAATTATTCATAGGTTTCTAAATCAATAATGGTTTCTGTCATAGAAACCAGTACACTcttctaaattttaatttatttatttttgatctcCAACACTTTTCTAATTAtcctatattttttattaagcAATAATTTGAGGGCCATTATTAAATTTTAACCACTTGATAGTCTTTATCAATTTTAAATGATTCTTGACTCATAAGccccttttaaatttttttaatgtaagTCCCTATGAAATGCTAACCCCAAGTGCACTCTTCTAAttatcctctattttttttactaagcaATAATTTGAGAGCCATTATTAGATTTTACCATTTGACTAATTTCTTTATCGATTTTATGTGATTCTTGACTCATAAGccactttttaaattttttttaattaagtcCCTAAGAAATGCTAACCCCATGCCAAGTGTTGGTCTAGTGGTTAACGCCTGAGACGATTAGGGGTAATTTGCTCAttcctaaggtctcaggttcaaaACCACTCAGTGATATCAAATTCTTTGGGGCCAATACATACAGAGCATTCGGTCTGGCTTCAAATGGCGCCTCTGCCATTGGATGGTGAAATTTATAATCCTAGGatattagtcgaggtgcgtgtaaTTATAGAGAAAAAAGTCCCTATCAAATGCTGAATCATTCACTGTCCCCATACGGCAATGTCTTAAGGCTTCACATGGCTTTGTGTGGAGTGGCTGCACTCTGTGCTTTGTGCTTAATGGTATAAAGTGAGATGTTTTGGAGAGATAACAGCACACTCTTCAAAGTAGAAACCCCATTGTTAAAGAAATTAAGAAGCTATGTTCTCATTACCTCTCTTATCCTTCTACTctctccccttcttcttcttcttcttcttcttgttcttcataTTCTACCTTTTCAGGTTCTTCTCCATTACCAGTCAGAAAAACTTTCCACCTTCTCCACCAAAGCTCCCAATCTTGGGGAACCTCCACCAGCTTGGCCCGTATCCCCACCGCTCCCTCCGTTCACTAGCTCAAAAATACGGACCACTTATGTTGCTTCACTTTGGCAATACACCGGTCCTTGTTGTCTCCTCTTCTTTATCAGCTCGCGAGATCATGAAAACCCATGATCAGGTCTTTTCGAGCAGGCCTAAACTGAGCATTGCTAGAAGACTTCTGTATGACTCAAAAGACGTGGCGTTCAGCCCCTATGGTGACTACTGGAGGCAGCTAAAAAGCATTTGTGTCCTCCATCTTCTCAGTAACAAGAGGGTCCAATCCTTTCGGGGTGTGAGGGAAGAGGAAACAGCTCTTATGGTCGAAAAGATCAGATCTCATTCTCGTTCCTCTTTATCTTCATTGGTGAACATGAATGACATGTTGGTGACGCTCACAAATAACATCGTGTGTAGAGTGGCGATGGGGAGGAAGTATGATGGGGCGGGAGAAGGGAAGAAGTTTACGGAGCTTTTGGGGGGAGCTGTGGAGCTACTGGGTGTTTCCAATGTGGGAGACTACATCCCGTGGCTTGCTTGGATTAACAGTATCACTGGATTCGATGCTAAAGTGGACAAAGTTGCTAAGGGGATGGACGAGTTTCTGGAGGGAGTAGTGGAAGAACGAAGGAATCTCTATAAACGAAAGAACGGTGACAGTGGAAGAGGAAGCCGTGACAGTGAGGAAACACAGGACTTTGTGGATATTCTGCTTGAAATTGAAAGAGAGAACGCAGCTGGATGCTCTACTGTTCAGAGAGATACTATCAAAGCGCTTATAATGGTAAAAATGACCTCTTGTTTTTCATTTAAAGTTTATTCTTGGGCTTTGTTAATTGTTGGATAAAtcattttctgatcatttaacgTTTCAAGGTCGCAAACACTTGTTGCACATGAAGAAAGGGCCCTAAACTAGCGCGATTCTAACCGGAAAATGGCTAGTGAGTACTGACTAGTGAGCAAACAACAAACAGTACAATCTTTTGTGACAAAACATATATAATTAAACAATTCTGATAATTAAGAGCGCGAACATAAACAAAAGGAGATGGTGGACACACTTCACATGACCTAAAGTGTTCAGCAAAATTTCCATATGAAAAATTACTTCACTTTCATGGACATCATAGTCTTGATCGTCTCTTTCGACTCTCTATCCTGGTATAATTAATCTAAAATTAGGTTTAAACACCCAAACCAAAAGTGGTTGAAGAAAGGCAAGCTTTAGTCTGTTACTCTAACCCCCATCAAAGTACCTTTCTTTAAAGCTAATCAGCAATAGAAtaatgagaaaaacttttttacggagCTTGCCGTAAAGAAAGTTTTCGGAGTtcaatctcggccgtccaaaagtgtattatatggtccggattgaaaacaaTTTATTACCGTTAATAGATTATCCCTTACCggtaatattttgttttgaacGGTCAAGATTGAGCGCCGGCCTCCGTAAAGAAAgcggctccgtaaataagtatCCCTCTAGAATAATATAATTGTCCAAGTTGTTCATAGGGTGCAGACTCACATAATAGTTGTACACTAGGTGACTGCTTTAGTGTTGATGTTTGACTTCATATTAAGAATCTCTTATTTTTTGTGTCAATAACTTTAGTGAAGTAATTCCTAGTGTTTGGCACAAGATTGAGTTTGTAAGTGTGCTACTTGTCAAACATATTTCACATTTTACAATCGTTTCTTTCTAGCTTTGAACTATTTcggtcttttctttttatcctttCTTTTTCACTTGTTACCCTTTATTTCTACCAGTTATCCATTTCACCCATGTTGATCCTGTCCTTTTTACTATATACTCCATATTTCATTTTTCATATAGGACATGCTTGGTGCTGGAACTGACACTACAGCCACATCTCTAGTCTGGACGATGACTGAGCTCTTAAAACACCCGAAAGTCATGAAGAAGTTGCAGAATGAAGTGAGGGAAATAGCCCGAGGTAAACCAAACGTAACCGAGGAGGAATTGGAACAAATGCACTACTTGAAAGCAGTGGTCAAAGAAGCACTTAGGATACGTGCTCCCGTTCCATTACTCGTTCCGCGTGAATTGATCCAAGATGTCAGGGTAATGGGCTATGACATTGCGGCTGGCACACAAGTGCTAATCAATGCTTGGGCGATCGCGAGAGACCCCTCGACGTGGGAAGATCCTGAAGAGTTTAGGCCAGAAAGGTTCTTGAACAACTCAATAGACTTAAAAGGGCATGATTTCGAGTTTATTCCCTTTGGTGCTGGCCGGAGGGGGTGCCCCGGTACCCTTTTCGCCATCAATGTGAATGAGCTTGCGTTGGCAAATATTGTGCACAGCTTTGATTTGTCATTGCCCAGTGGAGAGGATTTGGACATGACTGAAGTCACTGGTTTAGCTATCCACAGGAAAACACCTCTAATCGTTGTTGTCAGTCCTTCCTCTTTCTAGTGTCAGAAACTTTGCTATGCTGCTATAGCTCTATATGGAAAATATGTTTTGGTCACCAGAAAAGGCTAGATCTCTGAATGACCAAAGCTCCTATATGTATGTTAGTGTCTTTTTATAAACAATATTTCTACCCTAATCGAGGCCTGTATTTTTTCATTGATTACTCTGTTTGTTTGGGCAAGCTTACACGCACATCGACGAACATTCTAAATTAATCGCCGATTTCTAAATTAATCGAGGCAAGTATGATGaccttttttttcataatagaATATGACGCATTTCTTGCAAAGCAAATGAGCTATGCTAATTCATCTAGAAAACTAAACTTGGAGATAGAACAACTAATGGACAAAGATTCAGAGCATGAGCGAAGGGACCtattgaaggattatgtgactaaggttcATTTGGTGATGATCTAGAAAATTAAGGCAAAAATTCTACTTTGATATGGTTTTCGAAAGTTTTTATCTTGACCAAAATTAAAGAAGGTATTGAGTTGAAACCTAGGTATCTGAAACACAAATATAAGTGAGCAGTTTCCATCATGTGTGGTGTAGAAAGAGTTTGGGGCAGaggcaatgaataattttttctaaaaaagacCAACAAATGGCCTTGCTACAGTCCCTCATCCAAATCCATTTAATGTAGTTTTGCAATTTGattagaaaagaagaagaagagaggagtCTTTCTGCTGTTTGTGCTTACCAAATCAAATACCGAGAAAGCTAagatcttctctctctctctcgtcaagGAGAGAGCAATAAGAGCAGTGAAAGCAAAGCAAATCAAATATTTGTAGTTAATATAATCCTAAGGCTCCTTAATTATTTGAATTTATGCTCTGGAATCCAACAAATTAAGTGCTTGACAAGTTAAAATTTTGCTGATGATATTGACAAGctagttcaattttttctttttgatcatATTGACAAGTTAATTGACTAAC
This DNA window, taken from Rhododendron vialii isolate Sample 1 chromosome 8a, ASM3025357v1, encodes the following:
- the LOC131335912 gene encoding cytochrome P450 736A117-like isoform X1, producing the protein MFSLPLLSFYSLPFFFFFFFLFFIFYLFRFFSITSQKNFPPSPPKLPILGNLHQLGPYPHRSLRSLAQKYGPLMLLHFGNTPVLVVSSSLSAREIMKTHDQVFSSRPKLSIARRLLYDSKDVAFSPYGDYWRQLKSICVLHLLSNKRVQSFRGVREEETALMVEKIRSHSRSSLSSLVNMNDMLVTLTNNIVCRVAMGRKYDGAGEGKKFTELLGGAVELLGVSNVGDYIPWLAWINSITGFDAKVDKVAKGMDEFLEGVVEERRNLYKRKNGDSGRGSRDSEETQDFVDILLEIERENAAGCSTVQRDTIKALIMDMLGAGTDTTATSLVWTMTELLKHPKVMKKLQNEVREIARGKPNVTEEELEQMHYLKAVVKEALRIRAPVPLLVPRELIQDVRVMGYDIAAGTQVLINAWAIARDPSTWEDPEEFRPERFLNNSIDLKGHDFEFIPFGAGRRGCPGTLFAINVNELALANIVHSFDLSLPSGEDLDMTEVTGLAIHRKTPLIVVVSPSSF
- the LOC131335912 gene encoding cytochrome P450 736A117-like isoform X2, with the translated sequence MFSLPLLSFYSLPFFFFFFFLFFIFYLFRFFSITSQKNFPPSPPKLPILGNLHQLGPYPHRSLRSLAQKYGPLMLLHFGNTPVLVVSSSLSAREIMKTHDQVFSSRPKLSIARRLLYDSKDVAFSPYGDYWRQLKSICVLHLLSNKRVQSFRGVREEETALMVEKIRSHSRSSLSSLVNMNDMLVTLTNNIVCRVAMGRKYDGAGEGKKFTELLGGAVELLGVSNVGDYIPWLAWINSITGFDAKVDKVAKGMDEFLEGVVEERRNLYKRKNGDSGRGSRDSEETQDFVDILLEIERENAAGCSTVQRDTIKALIMDMLGGGTDTTATSLVWTMTELLRHPKVMKKLQNEVREIARGKPNVSEDDLGRMHYLNAVVKEALRIRAPVPLLIARESIQDVRVMGYDIAAGTQVLVNAWAIARDPLTWEDPEEFRPERFLNNSMDVKGQDFEFIPFGAGRRGCPGTLFAMNVYELALANVVHSFDLSLPSGEDLDMTENPGLVIHKKKPLMVVASPFSF